AATCTAATTGTTTTTATGCCAGAAGAGTGCCACCGAGCTGTGGAAATCGAGCACAAATTTTGATTTTACTTCCATGTCAAGTCCAATTCACTCAAATCAAATCCAAGACAGATCCGGCAATAAACCTTACAACCTCACAACTGGACAACCTCTAACATTGCTGTCCACTTCCAGGTCAACCGCTCAATAAACTTTATAGCCAAGTAAACTAATAGGAATGTATTTTACTATCAGATTTAAAGCCTTTCTGCCATGAACTCCCACTGGTTTAACTGGCCTACACCTTCTGCTTTTGTAGCCAATACCTCAGTCAGCAACATGAATTACCACTTGTTCTTTTTTTGAGGAACTTGGTAATTCACTGAATCTACAAATGTTTTCTTTGCAGACATTCAATTTGctactacataaaaaaaaaaataaaaaaaaatagacaaacaaatacaacaaatgctattaaaacaaaaaaatatataaaacaaataaaaaaataaaatagggaaTGGCTCCTCTCTTTCATAACAGTAGTGCTaaccaaagagaaaaaacaaagaacagcAGGAAACCATCCCAGCCCTTCACGCCCAAAAATGAGCCAGCAGCTGCACCTTAAAACCGGTAATCGAACTTGAGCTTGAGGAGGTACTTGACATTGACCTGCGCCACATCGTACACAATGAACTCGTTATAGAGAAGTGAGGTGTTGCCGATGGGAGCCTGGATGCCCTTGCCCAGCGGCACTTCGACCCCGTCCATGGTGATGCTCTCGCTGGGGTCGGGGCAGGTGCGTCCCAGGCCCTTTGTACTGTGCATCCCCTTGGGTAGCTTTTCAACGTATTCTGCGTGGGTGCGCTCATAcctaggggaggagggagaagaggggaagagggggtgaatgccgaggaagaaaggaaagtttACATATCTAATTAGCATCACCTATAGATGTGCAAAATCACTCATCCAGATGCAGAATTGCTTGACGTGAGAAGTTGTTGCATTTTATAAGACAAAGAAGCAGTTAATTAACTAAATTTACATAATGAAGAAAAAGTTTTTAGCCTTTGGAAAAAGCATGAATACAAGCACATCTTTAACTACTTCTATcaattagttgaaaaaaaaaaactccaaaagCTCTTCATGATCAACatacattattacatatttacaaacatgttaaaaataaggaaataaaccaTATGGAAAACCTCAAAAGAGCAAGAAATTTCCATGGCTTCAGACCTTGGACTCGAAGTTCCAACATCAAAATGACACTACTTACATGTTTCCAAGTGCGACGTCTGCCAGCAGGATGAGACCCGTTGGGTTTGAATGCGAGGTGCAGCAGTAGTTCGCAGACTTGGACACCATATCGGCAAAATAGACACCTTTGCCAAACATGTAGCCGGTGACAGGTGCCTCTGGCGGTGCAATTCTTAGACCCTGAAAGGATACAGCTCAGTCAGTATTAGCCTCATTTGATCATCTACGCTTATTCTTTATTTCTAGCAATCCTTCGAATGCCAACTAAgccaaaggagagaagaaaaattactGTCATAAAAAGAAGGGTTGCTGCTGAAACTATCAAACGTGAAATAATCAAATAGGTTTACACTAACCGTACAGCCAACTATTATTTTATACAGAAGTCTATCAAGAGGAAaatatctcataaaaaaaaaaaaaaaaaaaaaaagaaagaaagaaagaaagaaatgtaatccCTAACACCAAGCTAAACTTTTCAATCTCAAATTCTAACCTACACATTGTTGAACCACTGCTAACCTTCCAATCATATGTAAATCTTTTCAGGCAATAATGGATATCAAATGCAATCAGGTGCTTAACAAACCCTAATACACAAGACaacaatggggaaaaaaataaatatataataataagaagaaaaactaataacaataaagtaataagaggaaaaactaataataatgataacaacaacaaaaataataataataacaataacaataacaataacaataacaataacaataacaataacaataacaataacaataacaataacaataataataataataataataataataataataataataataataataataataataataataataataataataataataataataataataatcataatcataatcataatcataatcataatcataatcataatcataacaatgataataataatgaaagaagcaCAAACCTGAGAAAGAATGCCAGCAAAGTTGGTGAGCCTGGAGCCGTGCCAGAGGAGCTTGCGGTTGTGGAGCTGCTTGAACGGCTTGAAGCGCTtcttctctccgcttctctcgaCCTTGAATGCCTGCAGAGTGAGGAAGAGATTGGTTAAGGTTATCTGTTAAGCATGATTACTTGGtgctgaaagaaaaagaaagagaaaaactttcCTCTGCATTACGACAAATATAAATCCATGGCTGAAGAAATGCTGCACTGATCAGGTTAAATATCACTATGAAGAAATTTAAATAATTCCAGAGCTATgaaatgcatttttttaaatGGGAGAAAACAAAGAGATTAACAGTTTATGAATCTCTTGAGAGGAAATGTGTCTCTGTTTACTTCtgactatgtctgtctatctggcttcccttttaattatctatttgccTTACTATATGTATGCTTTCTGTCTACTGATACTGATCTGACTGTCCATCCATCTGCGTCTATCAGTTTCTCCGTCTCACTGAATGTCCTTATGCTTGTTTGTCTGAGAGGCacactagacagacagagagaaactcaCCTCCTCGACCACCAGCTTATAATGTCCGTGCGTGGATGCGTGGGTGTTGCTGACATATTTCTTGATCATGCTGAACTCATCTGACTTCTTGTCCACCACCTCGATCTTGGTGTTGAGTTTGCGGTAGTGCTTGTCTATCGGGTCAGCGTCCTTGTCCTCATCGCCCTCAGACTTCAGGAGGTTGTATGCCACCTCAATCTCACTCAAGTTGTCCAGCATGGCCACCTTAGCctgtgggaagaagaggagagagtgagaacagTTGTCAGCTGTGTAATTGCTGATCAGAAGGTAatgacagtactaataataagaggtataatgataatgacaatggtgataacaagTGTCCATGATGGTGGACTGGCAGAGGCAGTGATGTGATGAGGATGACAACACATGATAATTCACAATACTTCTCATTGAAGGTCAACTAAAGTCATTTCAATCAATTAAAAAAACCAATTGGTCAAAATTTCCCCATCTATGGCTTTATCTGCTGATCAGAATTTTAAGCCAACTTTGGATGGCTGTTCCTCTgtatgatgatgaatatcataTGACCTTTCCAAACTCCTAAGTGTGCCCACTCACATGCAGCCAAGGCCACACACAGTCCCAGGGCAATCTTGACACCAAGGCTTGGGCCAGAACCTTGGCTGTCAGGTACATCTTCAAACACTGGTGATATGAGTTAACCAAactaaagataaaggaagaaaggagtctAAACCAAAAAAACAGGTCTCCAATTCCTTGGTTTCAATATAATCTAACCGACACtatggagagaaaaaacaaatccttCTAATTAAGTACCTTCAATGTTGATAAATCTCCAGGGTACAAATAAATAACAAGCCTATAActcaaaaatataataagaatcatataagtactatgataataataatgagaacataataataataatagtaataataataataataataataataataataataataataataataataataataataataataataataataataataataataataatgataataatatttaaaatagtgataataggtgTTAGTGATTGTTAAAATCATAGTGATATTGactgtgataaaaatgatgatgatcttcAGTTTCATTTTTACAACTATCCCCATTCTAAAAACAATTATAACCCTAACTCTCACCTTGATAAGCTCCAAATCGTCCAGGATGGGGGGTTTCTTCATGCCAAAGTCGTGGGGGATGAGGGTGAAGAAGCGGTTGGAGCAGTCAAGGAGCTGAGCCTTGATCCTGGCctgagtggaggtggaggacgaggatgaggaggaggatgtgggggaggaagaggaggtgtcaTCCTTGGTGTCCTGCTTGTCGCCGATGAGTTTGAGGGCCTCCGAAAGGACCCTGTAGGCACTCTCGATCTGCTTCCTGCTCAGCTTTCCCAGAGGCATCTTCTTGACGTCAatctgtggggaggaggggaggaggtgaaggaagagttaCGTGCTTATAaattgaagaggatgatgaagacctCCCATTGCATTTCCTTTGAAGACTAATTGTTCATATTGAAAATTAAGTTTTTATTTGCCTTAATATGCAGACCATGATGATCTGGCGGAGAAGGTAAACTTAAAATAATATTGCAAAGCACTGGAAGGTATACAATGTTGAAGTACAAAAACAATCACAGGGATTGTGTTGAATTAGAATCCCACAAATCGGACAACAAATACCACTTTTAATCATTCtacttttcaaaatatattttgattgcTTAATTTACTCGTAAAGAAGACTCATTTTGACAAATATTTGAAGGGTATAAGTACTCCTTAACTCCTACAATCCAGAGGACATGACCATCGTGCAATGAAAACATTTGGCTTGAACGTGCTGTCACGGGAGAATCTGGCTGGGGGTCAAGGTGACATGAACACACAGTCGTGAGCATGGGGGGCGATGGGAAAgacttggagggtgattagactcattagGCATTGAGAAAGGGGCTTTAGTATTATTTCCCTCAATAAATGAGTGTGAAAAGTtatgtctgtgagccatgactggaagaatgctggctccagggaggatgaCATTTTCATGCCCAACATCCTATTCCTAGCCGCCATGACCAGCATCACAGGTTGCATTCCAGAAAAGTGAATAGTAAGCCTAATGCACGTATTTTGGGCCCTGTGATTACCGTGAAGaaaccagatccaatgggttaaaatgCTCCTTCAAATTAGTGAGAAAAAATTCACAAATCATTTAAAACAAGCAGTGGAGAAAGGTAACCAAACTGATAAATAATCAAACTTGCTTTTTGGGATCCTTACTCAGTTACTCTTGATCAAGCACCCCTGGAACTGGACTCGCTCACTTTGCTTACCTCAAACTCGACAAGGGCACTCTTCATCGTATCAACGTCAAATATGAGCGCGATTAACTCCTGAATTTCCTTTGCCAACTTGCTCTTTGAGCCTGCTGTGGTAGGCTTCTTTACAATTTCTTCGTCCTGTAAatataaggaaagaaatgaagaactgATGTGATACCAcaccagaaacaaacaaactaatttcAGTAGATCACAGTTATCCCAATCAAGATAAAAACAGCCCACCACTTAACCCCAACCCCAAGGATATGACACCCATTGCCCGGCACTCACCTGGCCGTAGTCGATGTCGAGCGGATACCAACAGCCGGGCACTTTGTTGAATTCTTTGGCAGAGAAGCGGTTGCCCGTCTTCTCTTCGTAGAGCCCCTCAAACTGGGCCAGAGCGTCCTGCAGGTCCTCCTTGTCTTCCAGCTTGTTGTTGCCGATGGTAGTGCCAATGCGACCCCATGAGCGGAATAACCACCACCTGGAATAAGCGACCAACATATTTCAAGTTCTTTTAACAAGATTTcgtcattagatttttttttttttttgtctctttctctttctctttctctttttctttctttctttctttctttctttctttctttctttctttctttctttctttctttctttctttctttctttctttctttctttctttctttctgtctttctctctttctctctttctctctttctctctttctctctttctctctttctctctttctctctttctctctttctctctttctctctttctctctttctctctttctctctttctctctttctctctttctctctttctctctttctctctttctctctttctctctttctctctttctctctttttctcttttctctttttttctctttttctcttttctctctttttctctttttctctttttctctttttctctttttctctttttctctttttctctttttctctttttctctttttctctttttctctttttctctttttctctttttctctttttctctttttctctttttctctttttctctttttctctttctctctttttctctttttctctttttctctttttctctctttctctcttttctctctctctctctctctctctctctttccttcttttgacCAACACATACTGCTTTGTGTCCTCATCCCCATACCTGTTTTTCTTATCGCTCTCCAGCACCTGCAGCTTGTAGTAGGAGTTGGTCCCTCGCACGATGTCCACCATGCCCAAGACACAGTTGTATATCTTCTTGCCTCCCTTCAAgtttgaaaaagagaaatataaatttgAGATCCACACTGTGTTAACATTGCCAAATAATAGTTATACAGGTAAATAATTAAATTCTTATTTTATACATCAgcatttcatatctatatctaaatctatctatacatacatgcatatattgctaatatatttataatggcatttttatttttacacatatatgcttatatctctataattatatttatagatttccttaactaaatatacatacaagaactcacatatctatctatttatccttcactatctatctatctatctatccttcactatctatctatctatctatccttcactatctatctatctatccttcactatctatctatctatctatccttcactatctatctatctatctatccttcactatctatctatctatctatccttcactatctatctatctatctatccttcactatctatctatccttcactatctatctatctatctatccttcactatctatctatctatctatctatccttcactatctatctatctatctatccttcattatctatctctatctatctatccttcattatctatctctatctatctatctatctatctatctatctatctatctatctatctatctatctatctatctatctatatatctatctatctatctagtcatcGATTTCTCTATTAATTTAGTTCTTCattcatctcttcatctatctatctatatctatatctaaatctatctatctatacagacgtatattgataatatatctataacagcatttttatttttacacatatatgcttatatctatataatcatattcataaatttccttatctaaatatatatacaagaactcacatatccatctatttgttCTACATCCatcactatctatcaatctatctatctatctagtcatcGATTTATCTATGCATTTAGTTCTTcattcatctctccatctatctgtctatctatctatctatttattcatcaaccAAAATAATCTAATCTTAAGTCCAGCCTTAATAGCACCAGGGGTTTTCGAAATCCAAAAAGGCATtctgaaaaaaacataataaaatggaCAACATCGTGCACCCCCTAGTGACTTGTGTTTCCGCTTTGTCCCAAATACACATGGCTACTGAAAAGCCAGATCTAGGAAGGAGTAGGCTAATATGAGGTGATTATTAGCTGAATTTACCTACTCCAATACATGCCAGTTTTGAGTAGATACTCAAGAGCTTTTGAAATTCAGTCAGCACGACCAGAAGAATTGTTGAAGTTCCCATTTTGTGAGAGGATTACTTAGCAAAAATTTAGTAGGGAGGAGCTTCAACCATCAACTGAAGTCCCCTTTACCAGATTTGTTTAATTCATGGCAGTGAAGCCACTCAAGCACCTTGCAAGTTGCAATATATGAAAGACCAAAGGGAGGTCCCAGACAATGACCTCCTGGAATATGATTGCTGCCCTTTTTTCTACACTTAATATTAGTCCTTTACTCATGCACACACctgtagacaaataaataagctATTACACCTGAAATACACTGATACCTAACCATGAAATTGGCTGACTATGTCTACTCTTCTAATTATTCATAAAAACATACTCATTATATTGGTTTCAACCTATCACAGACAAGATTAGATACACATTTAGAGGAATAATAACTTAATCTAACTTTGCTTGGGAGTTATCGCATTTTGAGAGCTGCAAACTgcagctttttcttttttctttttcctctcctttgcttTGTCATCTGGCGAGTTCTGTTAACAAGTGTCTCACATTGTAGAGGCGGTATGAGACTACCTTTGGGGTTGATCTTGGAAGGTTATCAGGTCAAAATAACTCAAGAACCCCAGTACTTAATCCCTTCATCCACGCAGAAACAAGCACAAGAAgcctcctcactcccccacctGATACACGTGGGCCTTGTCCTCGAGGCCAGAGTCCGGGTCAACAGCTGCTCCTCCCTTCAATTTGATCTTCTGTTTGTCTGGCATGCTCTTGGTGAATCGAGACTCTGTGGGGAAAAGAAAACCCGTAATGGTGGCATTAGCTTGTTGTTAGATTGGTTGTAAATGTACTTCAAGTGTTGAATCTCACTGCCAAACTTACTGTataattttctgtaatataaAAGTTGTGAGGATGTTTGTATCGCAgatcaataaagaaagagaaaaaaggtgtaTTCATGCTTCTTGCTTCACGTATTGCAACCTCCGACAGACAAGAGAAGACAAAGTATGGTAAAAAGATGTGAATCCTTACCGAATTTGGATTTTGTTGAGGACTTAGAAGCATGGACTCTGTCCTGGGGCTGTAAAAGATCAAATGTACCGTAAGTTAAAGCCATGATGTAACAAGAcactgatatcaataacaatattaagacaAAACAAAGAGACTTTTAAAAAGACCTGTTACTTTCAAGTTGATAGATATTCCAGCATTGAACAAGTCCCTGATGGTCACGAAATATACTAATTTATCTAAGGGTGTCTTAATTATTAACAAAAGGGAATTATTAGAAGCACTTAGAATAAATGCATGGGAGTGTCTCGTATTAATCACAAACCTGTGCCAAACCTGAGAGATGACCCAACGCTCATGACCTATACACGCTTAAAATCACTACTCCATTACCTTTTACATTCTACATGAACCCACTCAAGCTAAGAGAGTATTCATACATGCCTGTTCACTGCCatttttgtttatcaatattgtttacacatagatggctccacagtcaccaaggagttaattatTAGGCCTATCTGATATTTCACCTGCCTACCCTTTCCCTTTAATTTTCAGGACTAAAGGTGTTACTTTCATTtccatttgtattatttatagtcataatgataaaagtggcaacaataataataaaaagattcatgttcataatcataaaataatataatgataaatttaaaaaataataacaacaataataaataataattacaattacaataataataatacactatcatcctcatcagatggatcaaaataaaaactaaaccattattagaaacaaaaaaaaatcacatcccttatcaataattaacaaaatcaaataaacaaaccatgaaaaaaaaaaaatccaaacaaaagaatatgaaagaaacctaaacaaaaaaaataataataacagtactacttaCATCCCCACCCCACGGCGCCAAGTTCTTCTTCTGGATCATGAGCAGCgcaccccccttctccacctcctccaggaAGTCGTCGCTCACGCACTGGATGTTGTGCTCCTTGGCAGCGTCGATCTTCTTGTTGGTGCCCCCAATGTGGTCtgcaagagggaaggagtgacatTTGTGAGTCGCTTCTTGGTCACAAGTTATATTTTCAgtattggttttgtttttattattatattcattagcaACACTGTTACtatcgatgatgaagatgacaatgacaatgacaatgacaatgacaatgacaatgacgatgacgatgacgatgacgatgacgatgacgatgacgatgacgatgacgatgacgatgacgatgacgataacaatgacgatgacgatgacgatggaagatagaaagagaaagtaaatgaaagaggaaaaggaagagaatttgaaaaggaaaagaaggaaaaaagacaaataatgaactaaagaaaccaagaaagagagagagagaggaaaagagatgaaagggagacacAGCAACAAAGAACTTGAGAagccaagaaagaaaaagagaaagaaatagagaaatgttAGAGTCCACAACCAAACCAACGGCAGCAACAGACCAGCTGTAGTGATGACAGCTGCAGTATTCTTCTCCACTTTGCTTGTCACTTCTCCTCCGAGTTCCTTGATCttgttcttcatctcctttttgtcCATTCCGAACTTGTCTCCAACGATAACAAACTTCATGCCCTCGAGGGGTTTGCCTGACGTTGACATGGATGAGCTGGGatgcggagggagagaaagaattaaagcaCAGTGGTCTCTGCCATACTTCAAGTACAGTTCCCCAACAGTTCCAGCTGGTACACTTCTATGGTACTTGGACTATATTTTTTCTGGCAATACAAGAATAGTATCCAGTATTCTGTAAATGGAATGCTCTTGTTTGT
The sequence above is drawn from the Penaeus chinensis breed Huanghai No. 1 chromosome 17, ASM1920278v2, whole genome shotgun sequence genome and encodes:
- the LOC125034231 gene encoding poly [ADP-ribose] polymerase 1-like: MDDLPYRVEYAKSGRASCKTCKGNIAKDTLRLAVMVQSPMFDGKVPNWYHQKCFFIKQRPKTVADIANFDAVRWEDQEKLKTAIESAGSGGGAPPDAGGKGGKKGKGKAKGGANDFTAEYAKSGRAVCRGCDEKILKDQVRISKKEFDSERARMYGPVDLWHHVDCFVKKRAELGFFESGDTIAGFGTLSADDKNMLKSKLKKIEVKRKAEDEPDCAPKKIKTEEEETVRKQSKTMFKYRDNLAKLLKKKELSYILEHNDQYMPTGDSKMLDVIVDGMTFGALEPCEVCKDGRLSYESGKGYKCHGNLTEWTKCTNIVKEPKRRPFKIPEELKNSFDFLNQYKFKGIQKRVWIDHGPSTAELTVKAENGSSMSTSGKPLEGMKFVIVGDKFGMDKKEMKNKIKELGGEVTSKVEKNTAAVITTADHIGGTNKKIDAAKEHNIQCVSDDFLEEVEKGGALLMIQKKNLAPWGGDPQDRVHASKSSTKSKFESRFTKSMPDKQKIKLKGGAAVDPDSGLEDKAHVYQGGKKIYNCVLGMVDIVRGTNSYYKLQVLESDKKNRWWLFRSWGRIGTTIGNNKLEDKEDLQDALAQFEGLYEEKTGNRFSAKEFNKVPGCWYPLDIDYGQDEEIVKKPTTAGSKSKLAKEIQELIALIFDVDTMKSALVEFEIDVKKMPLGKLSRKQIESAYRVLSEALKLIGDKQDTKDDTSSSSPTSSSSSSSSTSTQARIKAQLLDCSNRFFTLIPHDFGMKKPPILDDLELIKAKVAMLDNLSEIEVAYNLLKSEGDEDKDADPIDKHYRKLNTKIEVVDKKSDEFSMIKKYVSNTHASTHGHYKLVVEEAFKVERSGEKKRFKPFKQLHNRKLLWHGSRLTNFAGILSQGLRIAPPEAPVTGYMFGKGVYFADMVSKSANYCCTSHSNPTGLILLADVALGNMYERTHAEYVEKLPKGMHSTKGLGRTCPDPSESITMDGVEVPLGKGIQAPIGNTSLLYNEFIVYDVAQVNVKYLLKLKFDYRF